In Salmo trutta chromosome 37, fSalTru1.1, whole genome shotgun sequence, the following proteins share a genomic window:
- the LOC115177180 gene encoding hyaluronan synthase 1-like, translating to MELKLLLRQVGSIVRAILTFLFALVVLGVMVWAYVQGFQLATSPYGIISFGFYGLLLGLHILVQSFFAFVEHRRMRARSKACTFTKTIGFTISAYQEDPEYLRECLNSIRALKYPPELLRVIMVVDGNSGDDLYMLEMFREVFADQDPGCYVWRNNYHTWDPTQTQDASYGLGEDPQRREVEDLINSRRCVCIMQKWGGKREVMYTAFKALGQSVDYIQVCDSDTKLDPLATVELCKVLESNQKYGAVGGDVMILNLKESYISFMSSLRYWMAFNIERSCQSFFNCVSCISGPLGLYRNDLLQQFLESWYNQKFLGTHCTFGDDRHLTNRMLSMGYATKYTARSKCYTETPGQFLRWLNQQTRWTKSYFREWLYNAMWWHKHHLWMTYESIVSGVFPFFVTATIIQLFWSGTLWDILWVLCCIQLIGLIKAAYACILRRDLVMVFMSLYSALYMTSLLPAKYFAIITMNKSSWGTSGRRKMVGNYIPLLPLSVWAAILLGGSCYTIYKESQKGWFTPAKVLETRFLIYGCVAYVCYWFLMIFLYWVWIRRLCRKRSQSYDVSV from the exons ATGGAACTGAAACTATTGCTAAGGCAGGTGGGCTCGATAGTCCGTGCCATCCTGACATTCCTCTTTGCCCTGGTGGTGCTGGGGGTGATGGTGTGGGCCTACGTCCAGGGCTTCCAGCTGGCCACCTCCCCATATGGCATCATCTCCTTTGGCTTCTACGGCCTCCTGCTGGGGCTCCACATCCTGGTCCAGAGCTTTTTCGCCTTCGTGGAGCACCGCCGCATGAGGGCCCGAAGCAAGGCCTGCACCTTCACCAAGACCATTGGCTTCACTATCTCAGCCTACCAGGAGGACCCAGAGTACCTGCGCGAGTGCCTCAACTCCATTCGGGCCCTCAAGTACCCTCCAGAGCTGCTGCGGGTCATCATGGTGGTGGATGGGAACTCAGGGGACGACCTCTACATGCTGGAGATGTTCAGGGAGGTGTTTGCAGACCAGGACCCTGGCTGTTATGTGTGGAGGAATAACTACCACACATGGGACCCCACCCAGACCCAGGATGCTAGTTATGGGCTGGGAGAGGACCCccagaggagggaggtggaggatctGATCAACAGCAGGAGGTGTGTGTGCATCATGCAGAAGTGGGGTGGAAAGAGGGAGGTGATGTACACAGCGTTCAAGGCACTGGGACAGTCGGTGGACTACATACAG gtgtgtGACTCTGACACCAAGCTAGACCCCTTGGCTACGGTGGAGCTGTGTAAGGTTCTGGAGAGCAACCAGAAGTACGGGGCGGTGGGAGGAGACGTGATGATCCTCAACCTCAAGGAGTCCTATATCAGCTTCATGAGCAGCCTGCGCTACTGGATGGCGTTCAACATCGAGAGGTCCTGCCAGTCCTTCTTCAACTGTGTCTCCTGCATCAGCGGCCCCCTGG GTCTGTACAGGAATGACCTCCTCCAGCAATTCTTAGAGTCCTGGTACAACCAGAAGTTCCTGGGGACTCACTGTACATTTGGGGATGACAGACATCTCACCAACCGCATGCTCAGCATGGGCTATGCCACCAA ATACACGGCCCGCTCCAAGTGCTACACGGAGACGCCAGGCCAGTTCCTCCGGTGGCTCAACCAGCAGACGCGCTGGACCAAGTCTTACTTCCGCGAGTGGCTCTACAACGCCATGTGGTGGCACAAGCACCACCTGTGGATGACCTACGAGTCCATCGTCTCTGGTGTCTTCCCCTTCTTCGTTACGGCCACCATCATCCAGCTGTTCTGGTCAGGCACTCTGTGGGACATCCTCTGGGTCCTCTGCTGCATCCAGCTCATCGGCCTCATCAAGGCGGCCTATGCCTGCATCCTGCGCCGTGACCTGGTCATGGTGTTCATGTCCCTCTACTCTGCCCTCTACATGACCAGCCTGCTGCCCGCCAAGTACTTTGCCATCATCACCATGAACAAGAGCAGCTGGGGCACGTCGGGCCGCCGCAAGATGGTTGGGAACTACATCCCCCTGCTGCCTCTGTCAGTGTGGGCGGCCATCTTGCTGGGCGGGTCCTGCTACACCATCTACAAGGAGAGCCAGAAGGGCTGGTTCACGCCGGCTAAGGTACTAGAGACCAGGTTTCTGATCTACGGCTGTGTGGCGTACGTCTGCTACTGGTTCCTCATGATCTTCCTCTACTGGGTGTGGATCCGCAGGCTGTGTAGGAAACGCTCACAAAGTTATGACGTAAGCGTATAG